ATACCGATCCTGCTTAGCCATCAAACAACAGTTAAGCATTGGCTCCATGCTTAGACCGTAAAAAATGGCGTTGACACAAACTATCTGTGATCGATAGATTGTGCCAACGCCATTGCTATTCAAAATAAACTTTCAATTTTTCCGGATCTCCCCATTGCCCAAAACCTGATACTTAATCGTGGTCAGTGCGGCTAATCCCATTGGCCCACGAGCATGCAATTTTTGTGTGCTGATGCCGATTTCGGCGCCAAAACCAAATTCATAGCCATCCGTGAAGCGGGTCGAGGCATTCACGTAAACCACGGCGGCATCCACCTGCTGTAAGAACTGCTGACTATTTTGGTAATTGTCTGTGATAATCGCCTCACTGTGCTTTGTATTATGCGCATTGATGTGTTGAATGGCTTCTTCTTCTGAGTCAACGACCTTAACGGCCATAATCAGGTCATTGTATTCCGTATCCCAGTCTTCAGCGGTAGCAGCGTGCATACTCGGCACGATGGCGCGGGCACGTTCATCGCCGCGTAATTCAACGCCATGATCTTGCAAGGCTTTAGCAATGACTGGCAACTGTTCATTTGCCACATCAGCGTGAATCAAAAGCTTCTCGGCTGCATTGCAGACAGATGGCCGTTGCACCTTGGCATTGACAACAATCGCCACCGCCATTTGCAATTGGGCATGGGCATCAACATAAATGTGACAATTGCCAGCTCCGGTTTCGATCACCGGAACCGTTGCCTGTTCAACCACCGCTTTAATCAACCCTTTGCCGCCTCGCGGAATCAGCACATCAATGTAGCCGTTTAAGTGCATCATCTGGGTGGCAACGGCACGGCTAGGATCGGTGATCAATTGCACGGCATCACGCGGTAACCCTTTTGCTGCCAGCGCATCTTGTAAAACTGTCGCCAACGCAAGATTGCTGTGTAATGCTTCCTTGCCACCGCGTAAAATGACCGCATTGCCGCTTTTAAAGGTCAGGGCAGCTGCATCCACCGTCACATTTGGCCGCGCTTCGTAAATCATGCCAACAACACCCAATGGCACGCGTTTTTGAGCAATCGTCAAGCCGGCTTCGTTCACCCACGCCCTGTCCGTTTGCGCAGTCGGATCATCCAGTGTGGCAACCTGTCGTACCCCAGCTGCCATGTCGGCAATGCGTGCCTTCGTTAACGCGAGCCGATCAACAAACTTTTCCGGCAAGGCGCTCGCAGCTGCAAGATCAGCCTTATTTGCCGCCAAGATGGTATCGGCATGCGTCTCCAGCGCAGCCGCCATCGCTAACAAGCCGGTATTTTTCTGTAGTGTCGTCAATTGGCCAAGCGTCATCGCCGCCGTTTTGGCTGCCCGCCCCATCTGTTCAAGATCAATTGTCGTTGCGTCCATATCATCGGTCTCCTTTTTTAGTGCACGCGAGCAAGCTTCTGCGTCTGCCAACGTGATATGAGCCGTTTAAAAATGCTACTAAAACCTACTATTGAAAACTTTGACTGACACTTGCTGCTTGTTTGGGCTGACCGAACCAGGTACCGACTGGGTCGCCAGCCAAGATTTGTAAAATAATCCGCGGATCACGACCACTAGCAAGCACCATTTGTTTGCCAGCACGCATCATCGTCTTGGCGGCCTTCAGTTTTGTCACCATGCCGCCGGTCCCGAAGCGCGTCGAACTGCCGCCTGCAGCTGCCAGCACTTTGGCAGATAGCTGCGTAATCGTCGGCATGAGCGCAGCATCCGGATGGCGATTCGGGTCACGGTCATACAACCCGTCAATATCTGAAAGGACGACCAACAAATCAGCGCCAATTTGCTTAGCCACTAACGCCGACAATTGGTCATTATCACCAAATGTCGTGCGATGATCCAACTCGTCAACCGCTACACTGTCATTTTCGTTGATCACCGGAATCACTTGCTGAGCCAATAACGCATCAATCGTGTCCAGCACATGCTGACGATTCATCGGATAATCAAATACATCATGTGTTAGCAGCAATTGGCCAATTTTCGCACCATAATCACTAAACCGCTGCGTGTACAAGGTCATCAATTCCGACTGGCCAATCGCGGCAAGCGCTTGTTGCTCGGCAATGACAGCTGGTCGTTTCGACATGCCTAGTTCCGCCATTCCCACGCCAATTGCGCCAGAGGTGACTAACACCAGCTCATAGCCTTGATTATTCAGCGCCGTCAAAGCGTAGGCCAGTCGATCAATGGTTTGCAAATTGACTTTACCATTTGGATGAATCAGGCTACTCGTGCCAATCTTCACTACTAATCGTTTACATTGCATCGCCCGTTTTGCCATTGCTACCTCCGCTGAATGCATACTTGTCGAGAAATCTAATCTATCAAAAAAAGCACCGCCTTGATCGAGACACCCGTTAAGGCGGTACCATTCTCGTTCAAAGCAATGCTTTGCGCTTTTATCGTTATTTAAGTTTTGTGAGACTCATCATACAAGCTTGGATTCGCGCACATTTCAGGACTTTCAGCGATTGTCCTGATCTCTGTGAGGCGCTACTATGACTTGATGAAGTGAATTGTATGCGGGCAATGACGAAAAGTCAAGCGCAGGTATTCCGAAGCGTTGATTACCGCTTATACGCACGCCTCATCGTTACTCAACTCCGAGCAAATAATTGTCTAAGGTGTGCCCCTAGAAGAACCAAGAACCCACTGAGACTGCCACAAACTAAGATAAACTGAAAAGGTTGGCTAACCCCTTTAAAGAAAAGCAGGTATCAAGCCACCACGATAAAACTCACGGTTAAAAGCAACGCATTTGTCATTTTGTTTTGTTTCTTTTTCGCGCGCATCAATCATACCTCCAAGAACTGCAAAAGATTTTAAAACGACACAATGCTTTCAAAAACATTGTATCGTACAAGAAAGCATCTAAGCGGGTTCAAAAATAAACGTTGTATTTGCGCCGATAATCGTGTGTCACTGCTATCTCGACAACCGAAATTCAGCGGGGATTAAAAACTCTTTTCCGCATCAAGCCAGCCAACCATTTACTGAAATAAGGGCGAAAAATATAAACTAGGCATAGGCAGTGTCAAAAATCGCTCACTGCCGCGTCACCGCCACCCGAAAAGCGTAAATTCTAGGCAGTTCCTCTCCTGTATGAATGGCCTGACCATTGGCCGTGATGCCAGTGCGCTTCACGTGAATCTTGACAGGCAGCGGCATTTTGGTCGCATATGGTCGCGGCAAAAGTAGGCGCTCACTGTAAAAAGTCCCAACTGGTAGGTTCTTGGCGATGGCAACAATACCGTGCCGATCTGCTTTTACCTTATAGGCTTCTTTAGAAGTTAATGGATTCCCAACTGACCGCCAATGACCATCCGTTGTTCGATAGCGGCGGCGGCCTGAACTGTCGAATCGATAAAAAGCAAAGATGCCGCCAGCAAGTGGTTGCTGCGTGCCATCCGGAAAGACGGCTAGTTGTTGAAAGAGTGGTCTAACCTTCTTGGCCTCATAAACTGCGGCAACATGATTGGCTTTTAATGGCGTCGGCTCACTTTCCGCTGAGCCGCTTGGCATGCCCAACATCACCAGCAGCATGCCAAGCGCCGCCAGTCCTTTTATCCCATATTGACGCATCCCCACACCCCCAAAATAAGTCAATTAATATTGTAATAATAACTTTATCATTTTGGCCAAACGATGTGCGAACAAAACAGGTGTTATTAAAAATGCTAGTTTCTGAGGCAAACAAAAAGCAGTTTCCGCAATCACCTTCTGATTGCAAAATCTGCTTTTGGCTTCTCTCTTACTGTCAAGCCACGCAATTACTGGACTTGGCCTTTTTTAACCAACACTGGCAAAATAATGACCCGATCCATGTAACTCGGACGATGCATGAAGGAGCCTGCTTCACGATAAGCTTTGGCACCACTTTCAAAGATCATCGAAATGTGCTTCTCAGAAGGATCAAGGCTGATTTCTTCAACCGAGTTTGGCACGTTAATAATTTTAGATCCTGACTTTGGTGCAGTGAAGTCTAGTTTAGTCCAGCTTTTATTGCCCGGAACCCGAATCCAGATTTTGCCTGGTGCGCTGCCATTTGACTGACTGAGCAACGTCAGCCCACTTTTGGCAATGGCAATGCCTTGAAGCCGATCCCAGCCATTGTTATACGAATTAATGACTTTCTTTTGAATCAGCGATTTAAAGACCATGTTAACTTCTTGATCGAGTGTTTTGCCGGCAAACTTTGGTGCAAGTTCCAAAGCCCATGCTTTCATTTGCTTCATCGTGATGGGTGCTGGCAGCCCATTTGCATTGAGCGGTAAGGCAAGGATCGAACGGTTCTTTTTGTTCTGACCATATTTAACAAAAACCAATTGATTGTTATACAGGGCAATCGCTGAGGTCCGTCTTGCCAAATGAAGTTCAATCCGGGTTGACTTTATCGGTTGTTGCGTTGCTTTAGCCGAATAGGCATCGATTTCGCGCTGTGACACATAACTGATACCAGCACCTGTTGTCTGCGCGGCATCATCAGACCAAAGCAGTCGTTGATGGTCGATGTCATAAGTGATACCACCAACGTGCGATTTGCTCCTTAAAAT
This genomic window from Lacticaseibacillus paracasei subsp. paracasei contains:
- a CDS encoding glutamate-5-semialdehyde dehydrogenase; the protein is MDATTIDLEQMGRAAKTAAMTLGQLTTLQKNTGLLAMAAALETHADTILAANKADLAAASALPEKFVDRLALTKARIADMAAGVRQVATLDDPTAQTDRAWVNEAGLTIAQKRVPLGVVGMIYEARPNVTVDAAALTFKSGNAVILRGGKEALHSNLALATVLQDALAAKGLPRDAVQLITDPSRAVATQMMHLNGYIDVLIPRGGKGLIKAVVEQATVPVIETGAGNCHIYVDAHAQLQMAVAIVVNAKVQRPSVCNAAEKLLIHADVANEQLPVIAKALQDHGVELRGDERARAIVPSMHAATAEDWDTEYNDLIMAVKVVDSEEEAIQHINAHNTKHSEAIITDNYQNSQQFLQQVDAAVVYVNASTRFTDGYEFGFGAEIGISTQKLHARGPMGLAALTTIKYQVLGNGEIRKN
- the proB gene encoding glutamate 5-kinase, yielding MAKRAMQCKRLVVKIGTSSLIHPNGKVNLQTIDRLAYALTALNNQGYELVLVTSGAIGVGMAELGMSKRPAVIAEQQALAAIGQSELMTLYTQRFSDYGAKIGQLLLTHDVFDYPMNRQHVLDTIDALLAQQVIPVINENDSVAVDELDHRTTFGDNDQLSALVAKQIGADLLVVLSDIDGLYDRDPNRHPDAALMPTITQLSAKVLAAAGGSSTRFGTGGMVTKLKAAKTMMRAGKQMVLASGRDPRIILQILAGDPVGTWFGQPKQAASVSQSFQ